Proteins encoded together in one bacterium window:
- a CDS encoding NYN domain-containing protein, which produces MENILINQSVAILCDGNNIERSIHELSKTKNAMINFDKLIPKLLNNRGLNRLIYFREGKSISSKFADRLHENYYGSVIPCHKSADIPLSIKATQLASKVDTIIIMSGDSDFVDLVLHLKGEGVRVEIAAVRETTAKILIDEADYFHEIIKEDWFVYKAPRKTNV; this is translated from the coding sequence ATGGAAAATATTTTAATTAATCAATCGGTAGCTATACTATGCGATGGGAACAATATTGAACGGAGTATCCATGAACTCTCTAAAACAAAAAACGCAATGATTAATTTTGATAAGTTAATCCCGAAATTGCTAAATAATAGAGGATTAAACAGGCTAATTTATTTTAGGGAAGGCAAGTCCATATCTTCGAAATTCGCTGATAGATTACATGAAAACTATTATGGCTCTGTTATTCCGTGTCATAAATCTGCCGATATTCCACTTTCTATCAAAGCAACGCAACTCGCTTCAAAGGTTGACACCATTATCATTATGTCAGGGGATTCGGATTTTGTGGATTTGGTTTTGCATCTGAAAGGGGAAGGTGTAAGGGTAGAAATTGCTGCGGTAAGGGAAACAACTGCCAAAATATTAATTGATGAAGCAGACTATTTTCATGAAATAATCAAAGAAGATTGGTTTGTATATAAAGCACCAAGAAAGACAAATGTGTAA
- the fabF gene encoding beta-ketoacyl-ACP synthase II yields MNEHQVVITGLGAVTPIGIGVKDFCEGLNAGRNGIAKVTHFDVTDFRSKLAAEVKDFQAEEWIDKKSAKRMDRFTQFGIAASAMAIEDAGLESFSFDKNRAGVIIGSGIGGSQTIEDGYSILQESGPKGLSPFFVSKLLINMAASMVSIKYGLKGPLSALSVACSTGSNAIGDAFRILQRGDADIMLAGSSEACITPLPYGCFCATRSMTPNDCAENASRPFDKNRDGFVMGEGAGIVVLENLKHAFKRGARIYAEIAGYGNTADAYHFTAPEPEGDGMIRVMQAALQDSDMDAEKIGYINAHGTSTVLNDKCESIAIKKVFGEHAKNLKVSSIKSMIGHLMAAAGSVDFVSTVMSVFTGMIPPTINYKEPDADCPLDYVTNGAESLDLNAAMSNSFGFGGGNACLIIKKYGDINENS; encoded by the coding sequence ATGAACGAACATCAGGTTGTTATCACAGGCTTGGGCGCTGTAACCCCGATTGGTATAGGTGTAAAGGATTTTTGCGAAGGATTAAATGCCGGGCGAAACGGAATTGCGAAAGTTACTCATTTTGATGTGACAGATTTCCGTTCTAAGCTCGCAGCTGAGGTAAAAGATTTTCAGGCTGAAGAATGGATTGACAAAAAATCAGCAAAGCGTATGGATCGATTCACACAATTTGGAATTGCTGCATCTGCAATGGCAATTGAAGACGCAGGATTGGAATCTTTCTCATTTGACAAAAACAGGGCAGGTGTCATCATCGGTTCCGGCATTGGGGGTTCACAGACAATCGAAGATGGGTATTCCATACTTCAAGAAAGTGGACCCAAAGGTTTAAGTCCGTTTTTTGTGTCCAAGCTGCTCATCAATATGGCAGCAAGCATGGTTTCCATTAAATATGGATTAAAAGGTCCCCTTTCTGCTCTCTCTGTGGCTTGTTCTACAGGATCAAACGCCATTGGCGATGCTTTTCGGATTCTTCAGAGAGGGGATGCCGACATCATGCTCGCAGGTAGTTCCGAAGCATGTATAACCCCGCTCCCCTATGGATGTTTTTGCGCCACACGATCCATGACTCCAAATGATTGCGCTGAAAATGCCAGTAGACCTTTTGATAAAAATCGTGATGGTTTTGTGATGGGGGAAGGAGCCGGGATTGTTGTTTTGGAAAATCTGAAACATGCTTTCAAGCGAGGCGCAAGAATTTATGCTGAAATCGCCGGATACGGCAATACGGCAGATGCCTATCACTTTACGGCTCCAGAACCCGAGGGCGATGGCATGATCCGAGTTATGCAAGCGGCGTTGCAGGACTCTGATATGGATGCTGAAAAAATAGGATATATCAATGCGCATGGCACATCCACTGTTTTAAATGACAAATGTGAGAGTATAGCTATTAAAAAAGTATTTGGCGAACATGCAAAAAACTTAAAGGTCAGCTCAATAAAATCAATGATTGGTCATCTTATGGCAGCCGCAGGGTCTGTGGATTTCGTGTCGACTGTAATGAGTGTGTTTACTGGTATGATCCCGCCAACCATTAATTATAAAGAACCTGATGCTGATTGTCCTCTTGACTATGTTACCAATGGCGCTGAATCGCTTGATTTAAATGCGGCAATGAGTAATTCGTTTGGTTTTGGTGGAGGCAATGCTTGCCTCATAATTAAGAAATATGGAGATATAAATGAAAATTCCTAA
- a CDS encoding metallopeptidase family protein — protein sequence MNKFEKLVAEAVDGLPEKFQRRMDNVSISVEDRPSKEILRKQGIKSPMTLLGLYQGIPLKKRGVYYSNVLPDMITIYKEPIEMLCSNEDKIKKRVKEVVMHELGHHFGMTEEEIAR from the coding sequence ATGAATAAGTTTGAAAAACTCGTAGCAGAAGCTGTTGACGGACTACCAGAGAAATTCCAGCGGAGAATGGATAATGTGAGTATATCAGTAGAAGACAGACCCTCTAAGGAGATACTCAGAAAACAGGGAATAAAGAGTCCCATGACTCTTCTCGGATTATATCAAGGTATTCCACTAAAGAAGAGGGGGGTGTATTATTCAAACGTACTTCCGGATATGATAACTATTTACAAAGAGCCTATTGAAATGTTATGCAGCAATGAAGATAAAATAAAAAAAAGAGTTAAAGAAGTGGTTATGCATGAGCTTGGGCATCATTTTGGAATGACTGAGGAAGAGATAGCTCGCTAA
- a CDS encoding nitronate monooxygenase, producing the protein MKIPKLQIGNISANIPIVQGGMGVRVSLASLASAVANEGGIGTISSIGLGDLEDSKQEYERISREALIREIRKARNMTDGHLAVNFMGALSNVDDLIKTAVQEGIKMIVFGAGLPTKLPALVQDTSVNLVPIISSARIAEFILRTWDKRYERTADGFILEGPLAGGHLGFSAEQLEHPEDYSLEKLLPEVLEAIKPYEDKYGKKIPIITAGGIYNGKDIARMLSLGASGVQMGTRFVCTEECDVSREFKQAYLDAKQDDIVIIKSPVGMPGRAINNRFLKDLEVKGKLKIKCPYRCLTVCQVDKARYCIAQALVNSYFGDVDHGLIFCGQNAYRVDKIVTVKELIHELLSELNEA; encoded by the coding sequence ATGAAAATTCCTAAACTTCAGATCGGAAATATATCTGCAAATATTCCTATTGTTCAAGGAGGTATGGGCGTCAGAGTTTCTCTTGCTTCGCTGGCTTCAGCAGTAGCAAACGAAGGTGGCATTGGCACCATCTCCAGTATTGGTCTGGGAGATTTGGAGGATTCAAAACAGGAATATGAAAGAATATCACGGGAAGCACTTATAAGAGAGATCCGTAAAGCCAGGAATATGACAGATGGCCACCTCGCAGTAAACTTCATGGGTGCGCTCAGCAACGTAGACGATCTGATTAAAACCGCAGTACAAGAAGGAATTAAAATGATTGTATTCGGCGCCGGATTGCCAACTAAACTTCCGGCTTTAGTCCAGGATACCAGTGTAAATCTTGTGCCCATCATCAGTTCTGCCAGAATTGCAGAATTTATCCTGCGGACCTGGGACAAACGGTATGAAAGAACCGCGGATGGCTTTATCCTGGAGGGACCACTGGCCGGGGGACATCTCGGTTTTTCAGCTGAACAGCTGGAACATCCAGAGGATTACTCCCTCGAAAAACTTCTGCCTGAAGTCCTAGAAGCTATTAAACCCTATGAAGACAAATACGGAAAGAAAATTCCTATTATCACCGCAGGTGGTATTTATAACGGAAAAGATATTGCGCGAATGCTTTCCCTGGGCGCTTCAGGTGTTCAGATGGGAACCCGTTTTGTCTGTACCGAAGAGTGTGATGTGTCCCGCGAATTCAAGCAAGCCTATTTGGATGCCAAGCAAGATGACATTGTTATCATTAAAAGTCCTGTTGGTATGCCTGGACGGGCGATAAATAACCGTTTTTTAAAGGACCTTGAAGTTAAAGGAAAACTGAAGATAAAGTGTCCCTATAGATGTCTTACAGTCTGTCAAGTCGACAAAGCGCGATATTGTATTGCACAGGCTCTTGTGAATTCCTATTTTGGTGATGTGGACCACGGCCTCATTTTCTGCGGGCAGAATGCGTATCGTGTTGATAAGATTGTTACTGTTAAAGAACTTATCCATGAACTTCTATCCGAACTCAATGAAGCATAA
- a CDS encoding PHP domain-containing protein produces the protein MYVDLHIHSCASDGTLTAEETIAACMEKDITLFSVTDHNSIASNTEIRRIIELKEISYIPGVEITSTFRGREFHITVYGFDETNKELRELLRKHTQDVEENFCNKFIKSFSSQIPQLNLEEFNAYLYDLRRGGSKLLNYLLDKKVLKNLDEYFLLAGDFISRFRTFSLPCEVIDIAKKAGGYPFLAHPPAYYSCLDHFPEKELDEWRGWGIAGIECYSPYFGERENEPYISFCKKKGLLISGGSDYHGTFTERKLGSQQITPDMINLGDIRIINEHALMFPAQD, from the coding sequence ATGTATGTAGATTTACACATTCACTCATGCGCCTCTGACGGAACATTAACTGCAGAGGAAACTATAGCTGCCTGCATGGAGAAAGATATAACTCTATTCTCTGTTACAGACCATAATTCCATTGCAAGCAACACAGAAATACGCCGAATTATAGAATTAAAAGAGATATCATATATTCCAGGAGTTGAGATCACATCAACATTCAGAGGCAGAGAGTTTCATATCACAGTTTATGGGTTTGATGAAACTAACAAAGAATTGAGAGAGCTTTTGAGAAAACATACTCAAGACGTAGAAGAAAACTTTTGCAATAAGTTTATAAAAAGTTTCTCAAGCCAAATCCCACAGCTCAATCTGGAAGAATTTAATGCATATTTATATGATCTCCGAAGAGGAGGGAGTAAATTATTGAATTATTTACTGGACAAAAAAGTGCTCAAAAATCTTGATGAGTATTTTCTTCTTGCAGGGGATTTTATTTCAAGATTCAGGACATTCTCTTTGCCATGTGAAGTAATAGATATTGCAAAAAAAGCTGGAGGGTATCCGTTTTTAGCGCATCCTCCCGCTTACTATAGTTGCCTTGATCATTTCCCTGAGAAAGAACTTGATGAGTGGCGCGGGTGGGGAATTGCAGGGATAGAGTGTTATTCTCCATATTTTGGAGAGAGAGAGAACGAACCTTACATCAGTTTTTGCAAAAAAAAGGGACTGCTTATTTCAGGGGGGTCCGACTATCATGGTACATTTACCGAAAGAAAACTTGGCTCACAGCAGATTACACCTGATATGATTAATCTGGGGGATATACGAATTATTAATGAGCATGCACTTATGTTCCCGGCACAGGATTGA
- a CDS encoding YifB family Mg chelatase-like AAA ATPase, which translates to MFAKVYGCAVVGIGGKLIEIETDVANGLPSLTIVGLPDNAVKESRDRVKAAIKNSGFVFPQKRITINLAPAELKKEGSAFDLPIALGILACSGYISDKTISKHCFVGELSLDGDIRPAKGVLPMALTIKENSGHSLCVPSDNIQEAAVVDQIDTYPLENLQQTVDFINQVEDIPPFKVDIEEIFRMNSVYDVDFSDVKGQQHVKRAIEVAIGGGHNMLMIGPPGAGKTMLARRIPTIMPDMTLEESLEVTKVHSIAGILPQGKGLIATRPFRAPHHTISDVALIGGTQLVRPGEVSLSHYGVLFLDELPEFKRNTLEVLRQPLEDGVVTISRASASHTYPSRFTLVAAMNPCPCGYFTHPVKECRCTPYQIQNYISRISGPLLDRIDIHVDVPALNYQEISDRAQSETSAVIKERVNNVRKIQQQRFKGKKIFCNAHMHAKDIKEHCQLDGQTQSLIKAAMNSLGLSARAYDKILKIARTIADLEQGKNITAVHVSEAIQYRSMDRNFWGGK; encoded by the coding sequence ATGTTTGCAAAAGTTTATGGTTGTGCGGTTGTTGGAATTGGCGGCAAGTTAATAGAGATAGAAACTGATGTAGCTAACGGCTTGCCATCGCTTACAATTGTCGGTCTTCCTGACAATGCAGTAAAAGAGAGCCGTGACAGGGTTAAAGCTGCGATAAAGAATTCAGGATTTGTTTTTCCTCAAAAAAGGATAACAATTAATCTGGCACCGGCGGAACTCAAAAAAGAAGGTTCGGCGTTTGATTTGCCTATTGCTTTAGGAATACTTGCATGTTCCGGCTATATAAGCGATAAAACTATAAGTAAACATTGTTTTGTTGGAGAGCTTTCACTAGATGGCGATATTAGACCTGCCAAAGGAGTCTTACCAATGGCGTTAACTATTAAGGAAAATAGCGGGCATTCTCTTTGTGTTCCGTCAGATAATATTCAGGAAGCGGCCGTTGTAGATCAAATAGATACATATCCATTAGAGAACCTTCAGCAAACAGTGGATTTCATAAATCAGGTAGAAGATATTCCGCCTTTTAAAGTGGATATTGAAGAGATTTTTAGAATGAACTCTGTGTATGATGTTGATTTTTCAGATGTTAAAGGGCAGCAGCATGTAAAGAGAGCAATAGAGGTTGCAATAGGGGGCGGGCATAATATGCTGATGATTGGACCTCCTGGAGCCGGTAAGACAATGCTTGCAAGAAGGATACCAACTATAATGCCGGATATGACTTTAGAAGAGAGTTTAGAAGTAACAAAGGTTCACTCTATTGCTGGTATTCTTCCTCAGGGAAAGGGGCTTATAGCAACCCGTCCTTTCAGAGCTCCACACCATACAATTTCCGATGTAGCTCTAATTGGCGGCACACAGCTGGTAAGGCCGGGAGAAGTAAGCCTTTCTCATTATGGAGTATTGTTTTTAGATGAACTTCCTGAGTTCAAGCGCAATACTCTTGAGGTGCTGCGTCAGCCGCTTGAGGATGGAGTTGTCACTATTTCCCGTGCAAGTGCATCTCATACATATCCTTCCAGATTTACACTTGTAGCAGCAATGAATCCATGTCCATGCGGATATTTTACACATCCTGTAAAAGAGTGCAGATGCACTCCGTATCAAATACAGAACTACATTTCTAGAATAAGCGGGCCTCTACTTGATAGAATTGATATTCATGTGGATGTTCCAGCTCTTAATTATCAGGAGATATCTGACAGGGCACAGTCTGAGACCTCTGCTGTAATAAAAGAGAGAGTTAATAATGTTCGAAAGATTCAGCAGCAAAGATTTAAAGGGAAGAAGATTTTTTGTAATGCTCATATGCATGCAAAGGATATAAAAGAGCATTGCCAGCTTGACGGTCAGACTCAGTCTCTTATAAAAGCCGCTATGAATAGTTTAGGGTTAAGTGCGAGAGCTTATGATAAAATATTAAAGATTGCGCGTACAATTGCAGATTTGGAGCAAGGTAAAAATATAACTGCTGTTCATGTCTCAGAAGCGATTCAATATAGAAGTATGGATAGAAACTTCTGGGGAGGTAAATAG
- a CDS encoding helix-hairpin-helix domain-containing protein, with translation MNELNKSLIRTLLLTAVLIFGGIFQSYAADLQMFSNAKLVSNSANDGDSFFVEAGGKSFHVRLYFIDCPETSASSTSDARRLREQTRYFGLSQAARTIHFGNKAKTFVEHILANPFTIHTAFASALGRSAKGRVYGFITTADGDDLASLLVKNGFARNYGIGRKTPNGILRSEMIERLRDLETSAMLKRVGIWSESDPDRIAEDRAKQRREDQKLKELQSQIKKGKSTQGLLNLNTASKEELMSIKGIGSVLAERIIARRPYKTVDGLVKVKGISPKKLKNIRPYVVIGTE, from the coding sequence ATGAATGAATTGAACAAATCACTCATCAGAACTCTTTTGCTGACAGCAGTGTTGATATTTGGAGGGATTTTTCAATCATATGCCGCTGATTTGCAGATGTTCTCCAATGCAAAATTGGTGAGTAATTCGGCAAATGATGGAGATAGTTTCTTTGTGGAAGCCGGTGGGAAATCTTTCCATGTAAGGCTTTATTTTATTGACTGTCCTGAAACTTCTGCCAGTTCTACAAGTGATGCGCGAAGATTACGGGAGCAAACACGATATTTTGGATTATCGCAGGCTGCACGCACCATTCATTTTGGCAACAAAGCAAAAACTTTTGTTGAACATATACTTGCTAACCCTTTTACTATTCATACAGCCTTTGCAAGCGCATTGGGAAGGTCAGCCAAAGGCCGTGTATACGGGTTCATCACTACTGCTGACGGAGATGATCTGGCGAGTCTGCTCGTTAAAAATGGTTTTGCTCGTAATTACGGGATAGGCAGAAAAACACCCAATGGCATACTACGCAGTGAAATGATTGAAAGGCTCCGCGATCTGGAGACTTCGGCTATGCTAAAACGTGTCGGCATTTGGTCAGAGAGTGATCCGGACCGGATTGCAGAGGACCGCGCAAAACAACGCAGAGAGGATCAAAAATTAAAGGAATTACAGAGTCAGATAAAAAAAGGCAAATCCACGCAAGGCTTACTCAACCTAAATACTGCCAGCAAAGAAGAACTTATGTCTATCAAGGGAATCGGTTCAGTTTTGGCTGAGAGAATTATAGCAAGACGTCCATATAAAACAGTAGATGGCTTAGTCAAAGTGAAGGGAATTAGTCCAAAGAAACTTAAAAATATTCGTCCTTATGTTGTGATAGGCACAGAATAG
- a CDS encoding ABC transporter ATP-binding protein — translation MTDIVMKTENLTKEYVLGIQRKTRVLALDHLDIEVNKGETFGLLGPNGSGKTTTLKLLLGFISPSEGQGWVLGKQLGNIETKNRIGYLSEVSYLYSYLTAWELLDFCGSLFGIASIERKRRIAKILDLVGLAEKAHVRLSSYSKGMLQRAGLAQTLINDPDLLLLDEPTSGLDPIGQREMRDVFLKLREQGKTLFLCSHQLSEAELICDRIGILHKGRLNKIGRLDDLLTMKHAVKIKAMNIDKETHNKLNKIPEISIGENETDKGMFEVSLNEHLVNTVIDILRSNNSRILSVMPIKRSLEEIFVEAVENNE, via the coding sequence ATGACAGATATAGTAATGAAAACAGAAAATCTTACAAAGGAATATGTGCTTGGCATCCAGAGAAAGACAAGGGTTTTGGCTTTAGACCATCTGGATATAGAGGTTAATAAGGGAGAAACGTTTGGACTGCTTGGGCCAAATGGTTCTGGGAAGACAACAACTCTTAAGTTATTACTGGGTTTTATATCTCCCAGCGAAGGTCAAGGCTGGGTTTTGGGTAAGCAGTTAGGCAATATAGAGACAAAAAACAGAATTGGTTATTTATCAGAGGTTTCGTATTTATATAGCTATCTCACAGCATGGGAATTGCTTGATTTTTGCGGAAGCTTGTTTGGAATAGCATCAATAGAAAGAAAGCGACGTATTGCCAAAATACTGGATTTAGTCGGGCTTGCAGAAAAGGCACATGTCAGGCTTTCTTCATATTCCAAAGGTATGCTGCAGCGTGCTGGGCTTGCACAAACCCTGATTAATGATCCGGATCTTCTTCTTCTTGATGAGCCAACATCAGGTTTGGACCCTATTGGGCAGAGGGAAATGAGAGATGTGTTTTTGAAATTAAGGGAACAAGGCAAGACTCTTTTTCTATGTTCCCACCAGCTTTCTGAGGCAGAACTAATTTGCGACAGAATAGGTATTTTGCATAAGGGAAGACTAAATAAAATTGGAAGGCTTGATGATCTTTTAACTATGAAACATGCGGTTAAAATCAAAGCGATGAACATTGATAAAGAAACTCATAATAAGCTAAACAAAATTCCCGAAATTTCCATAGGAGAAAACGAAACTGATAAAGGCATGTTTGAAGTTAGCCTAAATGAGCATCTTGTTAATACTGTTATAGATATTCTAAGATCCAATAATAGCCGGATATTATCTGTTATGCCGATAAAGAGGTCTTTGGAAGAAATCTTTGTTGAAGCAGTGGAGAATAATGAATAA
- the guaA gene encoding glutamine-hydrolyzing GMP synthase, with protein MNKDWVAILDFGSQYTHLIARRVRECGVYSKIISYDTNARELYSNKPTCIILSGGPASVIGKEGPVCDKDIFNIGLPVLGICYGAQLMAKMLSGKVLAAKAREYGKAVLNVKFRETLFNNLSLKEPVWMSHGDKITQLPRGFRIIGATDNSHIAAMEHEQKKFYGIQFHPEVVHTPKGKTIIKNFLTEITGCKPEWNMKLFVDNAVRELRKKIGKEKVLCAVSGGVDSSVLAVLLNRAIGKNLIAVFVDNGLLRKKEAELVESRLKGFGINLKKISAQSEFLNALKGITDPEKKRKIIGGLFISVFEKEAKKLGKIKFLAQGTLYPDVIESRSPVGGPSATIKTHHNVGGLPEKLMFKLIEPLKELFKDEVRLVGEKLGLPDELIKRQPFPGPGLAVRILGDVTKKKLDVLRDADWILMDEVKASGMYHDLWQSFCVLLPIRTVGVMGDERTYENVIAIRAVTSEDAMTANWARLPYELLERISNRIINEVKGINRVVYDISSKPPSTIEWE; from the coding sequence ATGAATAAAGACTGGGTAGCTATTTTAGACTTTGGGTCTCAATATACACATCTTATTGCGCGGCGCGTGAGAGAATGCGGTGTATATTCGAAGATAATCTCCTATGATACCAACGCCCGTGAACTATACAGTAATAAGCCGACTTGTATTATACTATCCGGAGGGCCAGCCAGTGTCATTGGAAAAGAGGGCCCAGTGTGTGATAAAGATATTTTTAATATTGGATTACCTGTGCTTGGAATATGTTATGGTGCGCAGCTCATGGCAAAGATGCTGAGCGGTAAAGTTCTTGCTGCAAAAGCAAGGGAGTATGGAAAGGCAGTTCTTAATGTTAAATTCAGAGAGACTTTGTTTAATAACTTGTCTCTAAAAGAACCGGTTTGGATGAGCCATGGAGATAAGATTACACAGCTTCCTCGGGGTTTCAGGATAATTGGTGCAACTGACAATTCACATATTGCAGCAATGGAACATGAACAGAAGAAGTTTTATGGAATTCAGTTTCATCCTGAAGTGGTACATACACCTAAAGGCAAGACAATCATCAAAAATTTTCTTACTGAAATAACAGGTTGCAAGCCGGAATGGAATATGAAGTTATTTGTGGATAATGCAGTTCGGGAGCTAAGGAAGAAGATAGGCAAAGAGAAAGTTTTATGCGCGGTAAGCGGCGGTGTGGATTCTTCTGTTCTAGCCGTGCTTCTTAATAGAGCCATAGGCAAGAATTTAATAGCTGTTTTTGTTGATAATGGATTGCTCCGCAAAAAAGAGGCAGAGCTCGTAGAAAGCAGACTTAAAGGGTTTGGTATCAATTTGAAGAAAATCAGCGCTCAGTCTGAGTTTTTAAATGCGCTTAAAGGTATAACGGATCCTGAGAAGAAAAGAAAGATAATAGGCGGGCTTTTTATAAGTGTTTTTGAAAAAGAGGCAAAAAAATTAGGTAAAATTAAATTTCTTGCCCAAGGCACATTATATCCTGATGTTATTGAAAGCAGGTCTCCGGTAGGAGGTCCGTCTGCAACTATTAAAACACATCATAATGTAGGAGGCCTGCCTGAAAAACTGATGTTTAAACTAATAGAGCCGTTAAAAGAGCTTTTCAAGGATGAAGTAAGGCTTGTCGGAGAAAAATTGGGGCTTCCGGATGAGTTAATTAAAAGACAGCCTTTCCCAGGTCCTGGACTTGCAGTGAGGATTTTAGGTGATGTAACTAAGAAGAAGCTTGATGTTCTGCGTGATGCAGATTGGATTCTGATGGATGAAGTCAAAGCATCTGGAATGTATCATGACCTGTGGCAGTCATTCTGTGTTTTGTTACCAATAAGAACAGTGGGTGTTATGGGCGACGAAAGAACGTACGAGAATGTTATTGCAATAAGAGCAGTTACAAGTGAAGATGCTATGACAGCAAACTGGGCAAGACTGCCGTATGAACTGCTTGAGCGGATATCCAATAGAATAATAAACGAAGTAAAAGGCATAAATCGCGTGGTGTATGATATTTCCTCAAAGCCGCCAAGCACAATAGAATGGGAATGA